The genomic segment CCGCTGCTCGATCGGCTTCTCCGTCGAGGGCGGCTTCGTCACGGCCGGCCACTGCGGTGAGGTCGGCGCCACCACGACGGGCTTCAACCAGCAGGCCCAGGGCGTGGTCCGCGCCTCGACCTTCCCGGGCAACGCCGACATGGGCTTCGTCGAGGTCAACGGCAACTGGACCCCGCGCGCCGTGGTCAACGACTTCGAGGGCAACGAGCTCCCCGTGGCCGGCAACACCGAGGCGCCGGTCGGCGCCGCGGTTTGCCGCTCCGGCTCCACGACCGGCACGTTCTGCGGCACGATCCTGGCCAAGAACCAGACGGTGGTCTACCCGGAGGGCGCAGTCACCGGTCTCACCCGCACCGACGTCTGCGCCGAGGGCGGCGACTCCGGCGGCCCGTGGCTGAGCGGTGACCAGGCCCAGGGCATGACCTCTGGTGGTTCCGGCGACTGCACGGTCGGTGGCGAGACGTTCTTCCAGCCGATCAACGAGATTCTCGCGGCCGAGGACCTGACGCTGGTGACCTCCGGCGGCGGCGACGCCGCGGGTAACGGTGGCGGCGAGGCCGCCCCGCCCGCCGAGTCGGCCGGTGCCTGCGACGACCAGGCCGTGCAGCGTTCGGGCACCCTGCCCCGCGCTCGCACCGCGCAGGCCCAGCCCGACGGGGCCGCCTTCCGGGCGAACGCCGGCCGGCAGACCGCCTGCCTGACGTCGGCCGACGGCGCCGACTTCGACCTGTTCCTGCAGCGCCTGACCAACCGGGGTTTCCGCACGGTGGCCAGCGACACGGGTGCGGGCGACAAGGCGATCTCGTTCAACGGCCGCTCCGGCACCTACCGGTACGTTGTTGTTGCCACCTCCGGCAACGGCTCGTACAACCTGGGGTTCAGCACCCCGTGACGCGCCGGGCCACCAACCCTGCCTAGGTGGTGAAGCGCATTGATGCCGGGGAGCCGTGAGGCTCCCCGGCATCACACATGTCTCAGGACTGCTGGCGCAGTTCGGCGACCTCGTTGGCGAGCTGAACGCTGGTGGCGATCGCGGCGATCAGCACCTGGTCGAGTTGTTCGGGGGTCACGCCCTTCTCCCAGTCGGCGATGACCTCACCCACCACGAGCACCGTCCCGTCGTCGTTGACGTGAACGTAGGCCTTGGGGAAGAGCTGGTCGTGGTTCCACGAGTTGCAGAACTCGTAGAGCCGGGGGACCGCGTCCATGTCGAACAGGTGCTGCACCATCGTCCGGACCTGCAACACCTCCTGCTGCTGGCCGATCCGGAAGAAATAGACCAGGTTGCCCTGGAAATTGCCCCCGATGTCGCCGTCGGCGTCCTCGAAGTACTTGAAGTCGCGCGCGTCGAGCGCGTCCGTGATCATTTCCTTGGTGAACGGCTGCACCTGACGAACCCTACGTCGGTGCGCCTACCGGATTCATGAGCATCGCGGCGATACGGTGTTCGCATGGCGGGCCGAACCTCTCCGGCGAGCCGGGGTCGCGCCGCGTCCACGCCGCGCGGCGCCGCTACCAGTCGTGCCCGCCAACCAGCGGCCCGGCAACCAGCGCGTAAGGCCGCCAAGGCCACCAAGCCGGCCCGCCCGGCCGCCCGTCGCTCGGCGGCCCGCGCCCGGCC from the Paractinoplanes abujensis genome contains:
- a CDS encoding S1 family peptidase; the protein is MQRRRIAVAAAVVVAAGAAVAFTLPSMAGTTPSSKAAKPSPGGVAPQILAAMKRDLGLDGDQATARLQRSKWASGVSAKLSAQTGADFGGAWLAADGNTLKVAVTDPAAQEAVRAAGAEPVLVKRSEQALVKAKESLDEVRSEAGGITGWYVDVKTNKLVVVAKPGEQAAAKKLARAAGVSSGSYSVVVSTASPKPLFDVRGADPYFIAVDGGTARCSIGFSVEGGFVTAGHCGEVGATTTGFNQQAQGVVRASTFPGNADMGFVEVNGNWTPRAVVNDFEGNELPVAGNTEAPVGAAVCRSGSTTGTFCGTILAKNQTVVYPEGAVTGLTRTDVCAEGGDSGGPWLSGDQAQGMTSGGSGDCTVGGETFFQPINEILAAEDLTLVTSGGGDAAGNGGGEAAPPAESAGACDDQAVQRSGTLPRARTAQAQPDGAAFRANAGRQTACLTSADGADFDLFLQRLTNRGFRTVASDTGAGDKAISFNGRSGTYRYVVVATSGNGSYNLGFSTP
- a CDS encoding YbjN domain-containing protein, with product MQPFTKEMITDALDARDFKYFEDADGDIGGNFQGNLVYFFRIGQQQEVLQVRTMVQHLFDMDAVPRLYEFCNSWNHDQLFPKAYVHVNDDGTVLVVGEVIADWEKGVTPEQLDQVLIAAIATSVQLANEVAELRQQS